In candidate division KSB1 bacterium, the genomic window ACGGCGTAAGTACTGCCGGCAGCTTGTTGCGCACGTTCAAAAATAAAACTTCGAAATATGGTCTCTTCCATGATGGCCAAATAAAAAGCAAACCCTAATCCTAAAACAATCAGGGCATCGGTCGGCCAGTCAAGCGGAATGGGATTCTCGATGGTTGAAATTCTAAAAAAAATAAGCGTTCCGAATACCAGAGAACTGGCTGCCGCAATAAGCAATGCCAATTTAAAATAAGTTTTGGTCTCGCCAAACCCAAAGAATAATTTACTCCATTCCGGTCCCTCATAAAAAATAAGAAGAATTAAAAAAGTCCAAACAATAATTAAAGACTCAGGATAATTGATTCCTAATGTATTAATAATAAATGAAATTAAACAAAATACAAATAATATTTCACTAAATCTGCCAAGTGCTTTAGTTTTTGGGTTAAATCTAGTAAATAGAACCAGCAAAAAAAGCCCTGCCAACAACCAAATCGCTTTGCCTAAAACAAAGTATACGACTCCAGAAATAAGCGTAATTAAAAGAATAAGTATGTTGATAACTGATATCCTTTCTGTTTTAGTGAGTTTTTGGGCGGTACAATGGATTAGGAAAGAGTGGGGTCTAGCAAAAAGAGCAAATCTTTTGTGCCGGGGGAGGGACTCGAACCCTCACGGACCGAGGTCCACTGGATTTTGAGTCCAGCGCGTCTGCCAATTTCACCACCCCGGCAACTATTTAATTTAATTACACTTATATATGCTGTTTTTTTAGCGGTAAAACCCGAATTTCACATTTTTTTCACAATCGCATTTTGAAGTTCGACCACCGTTGCTGACTTTTTCTTCAAATATTGGCTGTAGTTTTCAGCAATATTTCTGCGCATCGATTTTCTTCTGTCCAAATAGCGCATCATCATATTGGTATCTTTCCAGCCCCCTTCTTGCATAATGACCGCAATGTCGGTTCCCATCTCCGCATGATTTGTGCGAAAGAAATTTCTAAATCTATGTAGCGGTTTTGCCACATCATAGATCCCCATCAAACCAGCATCCCGGTAAGCGTTTTTAAGCACTTTTCTAATATCTTTAATCGGCTTGCCATTGCGTGTGAAAACAAACTGGCAGTCAGCATCCGTATGATTGATCTCTTTGTTGCAGTTGTCACAGGTTCCCCCAGAGGGCAGATTCGTGATGGTATCCGCTAAGTCTGAAGGCACCGTGGTCATTCTATGAGTATTGTTTTTGCTATCCTCCAACAGGGCAAATCCACCCACGTCAAACAACTTAACACGCCTGAGTCGCAACCGTAAGATTTCGGACTTCCGCCAGCCTGTATTTCCGGCAAACTCTAACACCGGTTGCAAGTAGTCAGCGGCATGATCGAGAAGTTGCTGATACTGTTCGACGGTCAAACCATCTTCAAACTTCGGATCTTCTTTAATCATTTTGACCGGTTTGGTAAAATCATGACTTATGTTAAATTCATGGCTCTCAACCACAAATTTGATCATCGTTTTCCAGCACACAACCTCTCTTTTTATCGTTACCTCTGATACTGGCTTCTTCGTGTTCATCGGAAGTTGCCCTCGCCG contains:
- a CDS encoding CPBP family intramembrane metalloprotease, translating into MLIAAASSLVFGTLIFFRISTIENPIPLDWPTDALIVLGLGFAFYLAIMEETIFRSFIFERAQQAAGSTYAVPIQGAFYGLMYYKTGVPSGVGGVIFGSLFGMALGYLVKKSGSIYLSMMVNVIVTFIIFLELLFLGKYQLQ
- a CDS encoding tyrosine-type recombinase/integrase, with amino-acid sequence MSYRAVIEENVKQARKAGKLIWNIDVYVRGLPRYQKRHYGTRTEIARLEAKIHEKMLTKVGQVSGAQKDLTFNELADWYIEYVRPLQKSWQTTVSRIKNINRFLEATGQAKKKLSEFHTSDVIDYMRWRRGQLPMNTKKPVSEVTIKREVVCWKTMIKFVVESHEFNISHDFTKPVKMIKEDPKFEDGLTVEQYQQLLDHAADYLQPVLEFAGNTGWRKSEILRLRLRRVKLFDVGGFALLEDSKNNTHRMTTVPSDLADTITNLPSGGTCDNCNKEINHTDADCQFVFTRNGKPIKDIRKVLKNAYRDAGLMGIYDVAKPLHRFRNFFRTNHAEMGTDIAVIMQEGGWKDTNMMMRYLDRRKSMRRNIAENYSQYLKKKSATVVELQNAIVKKM